Proteins co-encoded in one Haloarcula sp. DT43 genomic window:
- a CDS encoding ABC transporter permease — translation MSDDGPQSGGDDTTPGSDDRWSQYRQRLIRLGQTSVGERILIAVSALLLSIVVGTVIVTAAGLLATCRSPALTFGATTLCYDPFYVFNRLFLGALGDPFAGGWSPLNAQFAATLRETTILVFTGLSVALAFRAGIFNIGTQGQLIVGALATALTVLWAGSLVSGTLALVLLIPLGLVAGAVGGGFYGAIPGALKAYADANEVITTIMLNFVAVRVTLYLVRNHFADPTSQATQTRTLPVEGQFPSVLFDPRTDFSLLALLLALVFVGGVYYLLEHTAFGYDLRTAGIQPAAAEYGGVNSARTVLSSLTLSGALAGVGGAVFVMMTLGKFQTGIPSYGFDGITVSILAGNNPIGAVFAALLFGVLKSGSNVVAFATDAPPQLVGVLRGLIILFVAMPEFFRIIGRRLATSERDRQPAAAAGGGADD, via the coding sequence ATGAGCGACGACGGCCCGCAGTCCGGCGGCGACGACACGACGCCGGGGTCGGACGACCGGTGGTCACAGTACCGACAGCGGCTCATCAGGCTGGGCCAGACCTCGGTCGGCGAGCGGATTCTCATCGCCGTCTCGGCGCTGTTGCTCTCTATCGTCGTCGGGACGGTCATCGTCACCGCGGCGGGCCTGCTTGCGACCTGTCGGTCCCCGGCATTGACGTTCGGCGCTACGACGCTGTGTTACGACCCCTTCTACGTGTTCAACCGGCTGTTCCTCGGCGCGCTGGGCGACCCCTTCGCCGGCGGCTGGTCGCCGCTGAACGCCCAGTTTGCGGCGACGCTCCGGGAGACGACGATTCTCGTGTTCACCGGGCTGTCGGTCGCGCTGGCGTTCCGCGCGGGCATCTTCAACATCGGGACGCAGGGCCAGCTCATCGTCGGCGCGCTGGCCACGGCGCTGACGGTGCTGTGGGCCGGCTCGCTGGTCTCCGGGACGCTCGCGCTCGTGCTCCTCATCCCGCTCGGGCTGGTCGCCGGCGCGGTCGGCGGCGGCTTCTACGGGGCGATTCCGGGGGCACTGAAGGCCTACGCCGACGCCAACGAGGTCATCACCACTATCATGCTCAACTTCGTCGCGGTGCGGGTGACGCTGTATCTCGTCCGGAACCACTTCGCCGACCCCACGAGCCAGGCGACGCAGACGCGGACCCTCCCCGTCGAGGGCCAGTTCCCCTCGGTCCTGTTCGACCCGCGGACGGACTTCTCCCTGCTCGCGCTCCTGCTCGCGCTCGTGTTCGTCGGCGGCGTCTACTACCTGCTCGAACACACGGCCTTCGGCTACGACCTGCGGACCGCCGGCATCCAGCCCGCGGCCGCCGAGTACGGCGGCGTCAACTCCGCCCGGACCGTCCTCTCGTCGCTCACGCTGTCCGGCGCGCTGGCCGGCGTCGGCGGGGCCGTGTTCGTGATGATGACGCTGGGCAAATTCCAGACCGGCATCCCGAGCTACGGCTTCGACGGCATCACCGTCTCCATCCTCGCCGGCAACAACCCGATTGGGGCCGTCTTCGCCGCGCTCCTCTTTGGCGTCCTCAAGTCCGGCTCGAACGTGGTCGCGTTCGCCACCGACGCGCCGCCACAGCTCGTCGGCGTCCTCCGGGGGCTCATCATCCTGTTCGTCGCGATGCCGGAGTTCTTCCGCATCATCGGCCGTCGGCTCGCAACGAGCGAGCGCGACAGACAGCCCGCCGCGGCCGCCGGAGGTGGTGCCGATGACTGA
- a CDS encoding BMP family lipoprotein, translating into MCDTEVFNAHRHRWWDMSQRRRTFISSVGTATAIGLAGCLGGGDGGSDGGSTASDGGDGGDSGPAARVGMVYATGGLGDGSFNDQAQTGAIRAAEELDIEYDESQPEAVQDFANLQQQYAQSTNPDYDLVCCIGFLQADALTENAEQYPEQNFMIVDSVVDADNVGSYVFGEHQGSFLIGVLAARLSSQDFSAGGGSTQGDSTNVGFVGGVEGDLIGRFEAGYKAGVKHVNEDIDIQTAYVGDFNDPSGGQEAALSMYNSGADIVYHAAGNTGTGVFRAAQEAGRFAVGVDRDQSVTLENFSDIILASMVKRVDNAVYTSVESVVNDNFEGGAVNTLGLEQNGVEAVYGQQLGSEIPQSVKDEVSEVRQSIIDGDISVPTDPGNV; encoded by the coding sequence ATGTGTGACACCGAAGTCTTTAACGCCCATCGACACCGCTGGTGGGACATGTCACAACGGAGACGCACGTTCATCAGCAGCGTCGGTACCGCAACTGCAATCGGGTTAGCCGGGTGTCTCGGCGGCGGTGACGGCGGGAGCGACGGCGGGAGCACCGCGAGCGACGGCGGCGACGGCGGCGACAGCGGCCCGGCCGCCCGCGTCGGAATGGTGTACGCGACCGGCGGCCTCGGCGACGGGTCGTTCAACGACCAGGCCCAGACCGGGGCCATCCGGGCGGCGGAGGAACTCGACATCGAATACGACGAATCCCAGCCCGAGGCGGTACAGGACTTCGCGAACCTCCAGCAGCAGTACGCGCAGTCGACGAACCCGGACTACGACCTGGTCTGTTGTATCGGCTTTCTGCAGGCCGACGCCCTCACCGAGAACGCCGAACAGTACCCCGAGCAGAACTTCATGATCGTCGACTCCGTCGTCGACGCGGACAACGTCGGCTCGTACGTGTTCGGCGAGCACCAGGGCTCGTTCCTCATCGGCGTGCTGGCCGCCCGCCTGTCCAGCCAGGACTTCTCGGCCGGTGGCGGCTCCACGCAGGGTGACTCCACGAACGTCGGCTTCGTCGGCGGCGTCGAGGGCGACCTCATCGGCCGCTTCGAGGCCGGCTACAAGGCCGGCGTCAAGCACGTCAACGAGGACATCGACATCCAGACGGCCTACGTCGGCGACTTCAACGACCCCTCCGGCGGTCAGGAGGCGGCCCTCTCGATGTACAACTCCGGGGCCGACATCGTCTACCACGCGGCCGGCAACACCGGGACTGGCGTGTTCCGGGCGGCCCAGGAGGCGGGCCGGTTCGCCGTCGGCGTCGACCGCGACCAGTCGGTCACGTTGGAGAACTTCAGCGACATCATCCTCGCGAGCATGGTCAAGCGCGTCGACAACGCGGTGTACACGTCGGTCGAATCCGTCGTCAACGACAACTTCGAGGGTGGGGCGGTGAACACGCTCGGCCTCGAACAGAACGGCGTCGAGGCGGTGTACGGCCAGCAGCTCGGCTCGGAAATCCCACAGAGCGTCAAAGACGAGGTGTCCGAGGTCCGCCAGAGCATCATCGACGGCGACATCAGCGTGCCGACCGACCCCGGCAACGTCTGA
- a CDS encoding ABC transporter permease yields the protein MARFSSASGRLSIAAVAVVTLVALAGFGVFAPASTPGQIFWVLASKSTLSSTLRLSVPIVLAALGGIFAEKSGIINIGLEGLLIISAFAAIFGADATGSLWLGFLVGIVASTLLAGVFAAVCIEFRADQIIAGLAVWLIALGLAPFASQVFYGGPNTQSVGTFDTITVPGLADLPFFGALFDASPAVYIMFLAVAVSWYVLNRTTFGRWVRAAGENPKALDTAGVDVSRVRYAAVLLSGVFSGMGGAALAINIGQFTGNGPTMVNGKGFIAIVAYLFGNYNPVGALLSTTLFAGLDAVQLRLQTADVIAVPDSLVQTIPFVAVIVVLALVGRTRLPEAAGEHYESGEE from the coding sequence GTGGCCAGGTTCTCCTCGGCGTCGGGGCGGCTATCCATCGCCGCCGTCGCGGTCGTCACGCTGGTCGCCCTCGCCGGCTTCGGCGTCTTCGCGCCGGCGTCGACGCCCGGCCAGATATTCTGGGTGCTGGCCTCGAAGTCGACGCTGTCCTCGACGCTGCGGCTCTCGGTTCCCATCGTGCTGGCCGCGCTGGGCGGCATCTTCGCCGAGAAGAGCGGCATCATCAACATCGGGCTCGAGGGCCTGCTCATCATCTCCGCGTTCGCGGCCATCTTCGGGGCCGACGCGACCGGCTCGCTGTGGCTCGGCTTCCTCGTCGGCATCGTCGCTTCGACGCTGCTCGCCGGCGTGTTCGCCGCCGTCTGTATCGAGTTCCGTGCCGACCAGATAATCGCCGGGCTGGCCGTCTGGCTCATCGCGCTCGGGCTCGCTCCCTTCGCCTCGCAGGTGTTCTACGGCGGTCCCAACACCCAGAGCGTCGGCACCTTCGACACGATAACCGTCCCGGGGCTGGCCGACCTGCCCTTCTTCGGCGCGCTGTTCGACGCCTCGCCCGCGGTGTACATCATGTTCCTCGCCGTGGCCGTCTCGTGGTACGTGCTGAACCGCACGACCTTCGGCCGCTGGGTCCGGGCCGCCGGCGAGAACCCGAAGGCGCTCGACACCGCCGGCGTCGACGTGTCCCGCGTCCGCTACGCCGCCGTCCTGCTGTCCGGCGTCTTCTCCGGGATGGGCGGGGCCGCGCTCGCCATCAACATCGGCCAGTTCACCGGCAACGGCCCGACGATGGTCAACGGCAAGGGGTTCATCGCCATCGTCGCCTACCTCTTTGGCAACTACAACCCGGTCGGGGCCCTGCTGTCGACCACGCTGTTTGCCGGCCTCGACGCCGTCCAGTTGCGCCTCCAGACGGCCGACGTCATCGCCGTCCCCGACTCGCTGGTCCAGACGATTCCGTTCGTCGCCGTCATCGTCGTCCTCGCCCTGGTGGGCCGGACCCGCCTGCCCGAAGCCGCCGGCGAGCACTACGAGTCCGGCGAGGAGTGA
- a CDS encoding lamin tail domain-containing protein: MGQSRRAAPLVVAALLVLAGCGGFVADGVDSGSAPSTATEAVPTDASTPSGANGTLAVHFINVGQSVATLLVSPEGETMLIDSGDFTDDGEYVLQYLDRLGIERIDHFVVSHNDADHIGGNAAVIRHYETEADGVGAVYDPGIAASTRTYERYLDAVETHDVTLYETREGDRIRFAGVETTVLGPPEPYLESAARNENSIVLRIEHGETSFLFTGDAEDDQERYLVETYGSELGATVLKAGHHGSASSTSGALLDAADPRTVVVSSAYDSQYGHPSNETLARLAARSVPTYWTATHGDTVLTSDGTAVTVSTQRAAPTDPLSLRAGDPIAPGTTDPVSERATYRAGSSPRTDTPVVTDGGTPTGNTSGDLVVDLIRADAAGDDRDNLNDEYVVFRNAGAAPLAIGGWTVTDESGRTYVFPEGATLGPDETVTLHTGSGTDTDTDRYWGAGRPIWNNGGDTVTVTDADNETVLERSY, from the coding sequence ATGGGACAAAGTCGCCGGGCCGCGCCGCTGGTCGTCGCGGCGCTGCTGGTGCTTGCCGGCTGTGGCGGGTTCGTCGCCGACGGTGTGGACAGCGGGTCGGCCCCGTCGACCGCCACAGAGGCGGTGCCGACGGACGCGAGTACCCCGAGCGGAGCGAACGGGACGCTGGCGGTCCACTTCATCAACGTCGGCCAGTCGGTGGCGACCCTGCTCGTCAGTCCCGAGGGCGAGACGATGCTCATCGACTCCGGGGACTTCACAGACGACGGCGAGTACGTCCTGCAGTACCTCGACAGACTGGGCATCGAGCGCATCGACCACTTCGTCGTCTCCCACAACGACGCCGACCACATCGGCGGCAACGCGGCCGTCATCAGGCACTACGAGACCGAGGCAGACGGCGTCGGCGCGGTGTACGACCCCGGTATCGCCGCGAGCACGCGGACCTACGAGCGATACCTCGACGCCGTCGAAACCCACGACGTGACGCTGTACGAGACCCGCGAGGGCGACCGGATTCGGTTCGCGGGCGTCGAGACGACCGTGCTCGGCCCGCCGGAGCCGTACCTCGAAAGCGCGGCCCGCAACGAGAACAGCATCGTCCTCCGAATCGAGCACGGCGAGACGAGCTTCCTCTTCACCGGCGACGCGGAAGACGACCAGGAGCGGTACCTCGTCGAGACCTACGGCTCGGAGCTCGGGGCGACGGTGCTGAAGGCCGGCCACCACGGCAGCGCGTCCAGTACGAGCGGGGCGCTGCTCGACGCCGCCGACCCCCGGACGGTCGTCGTTTCGAGCGCCTACGACTCCCAGTACGGCCACCCCAGCAACGAGACGCTCGCGCGCCTCGCGGCGCGGTCGGTGCCGACGTACTGGACCGCCACCCACGGCGACACCGTGCTGACCAGCGACGGGACCGCCGTGACCGTCAGCACGCAACGGGCCGCGCCGACCGACCCGCTGTCGTTGCGTGCCGGCGACCCGATTGCGCCCGGCACGACCGACCCCGTCTCGGAGCGTGCGACCTACCGCGCCGGCTCGTCGCCCCGGACCGACACGCCGGTCGTGACCGACGGCGGAACGCCCACCGGGAACACGAGCGGGGACCTGGTCGTCGACCTGATTCGCGCTGACGCCGCCGGCGACGACCGGGACAACCTCAACGACGAGTACGTCGTGTTCCGGAACGCGGGCGCGGCTCCGCTGGCGATTGGCGGCTGGACGGTCACCGACGAGTCCGGCCGCACCTACGTGTTCCCGGAGGGGGCTACCCTCGGCCCGGACGAGACCGTCACCCTGCACACCGGCAGCGGCACCGACACGGACACCGACCGGTACTGGGGGGCCGGGCGGCCGATATGGAACAACGGCGGCGACACCGTGACCGTGACCGACGCCGACAACGAGACCGTACTGGAACGGAGTTACTGA
- a CDS encoding ABC transporter ATP-binding protein produces the protein MEQAVHLDGITKRFPGVVANDDVDLAVEKGTVHALLGENGAGKTTLMNVLYGLYQPTEGTVNVHGEAKQFDSPRDAIDEGVGMIHQHFMLVDPMTVTENITLGNEPRKWLGLTVDREQSRREVRDLSERYGFDVDPDARIEDVGVGVQQRVEILKALYRGADVLILDEPTAVLTPQEVDDLFRVLEELTDQGKTIIFITHKLGEAMEAADDITVLREGRNVGTVPADDITREELAEMMVGREVLLDLDREPAEPGRAVLDVEDLVVEDDRGVRAVDGVSLDVRAGEVLGIAGVDGNGQSELVEAITGLQVPDEGTITYDGVDRTTDSRRERIDAGMAYIPEDRQERGLVMDFDLVENGLLGSQHAADYTSNGRIDWDYTRDHAEEIIEEYDVRPPNADADAKSFSGGNQQKFVVGREFARDPRLVVASHPTRGVDVGSMEFIHDRINALREAGRAVLLISSNLDEVQSLSDRLAVIYEGDIVDVVDPERVTEEQLGLLMAGQQPDAVPTIAADGEGHR, from the coding sequence ATGGAACAGGCCGTCCACCTCGATGGTATCACGAAGCGGTTCCCGGGGGTCGTGGCGAACGACGACGTCGACCTGGCGGTCGAGAAGGGGACGGTTCACGCACTGCTCGGCGAGAACGGTGCGGGCAAGACTACCCTGATGAACGTCCTCTACGGGCTCTACCAGCCCACGGAGGGGACGGTCAACGTACACGGCGAGGCAAAGCAGTTCGACTCGCCACGCGACGCAATCGACGAGGGCGTCGGCATGATTCACCAGCACTTCATGCTGGTCGACCCGATGACCGTCACCGAGAACATCACGCTCGGCAACGAGCCCCGCAAGTGGCTGGGGCTCACTGTCGACCGCGAGCAGTCCCGCCGAGAGGTCCGTGACCTGTCCGAACGGTACGGGTTCGACGTCGACCCCGACGCCCGCATCGAAGACGTCGGCGTCGGCGTCCAGCAGCGCGTCGAGATTCTGAAGGCGCTGTACCGCGGCGCGGACGTCCTGATTCTGGACGAGCCGACCGCGGTGCTGACCCCGCAGGAGGTCGACGACCTCTTTCGCGTCCTCGAAGAGCTGACAGACCAGGGGAAGACGATAATCTTCATCACGCACAAGCTCGGCGAGGCGATGGAGGCCGCCGACGACATCACCGTCCTGCGGGAGGGCAGAAACGTCGGGACGGTGCCGGCCGACGACATCACCCGCGAGGAACTGGCCGAGATGATGGTCGGCCGCGAGGTGTTGCTCGACCTCGACCGCGAGCCTGCCGAGCCGGGTCGGGCGGTTCTCGACGTCGAGGACCTCGTCGTGGAGGACGACCGGGGCGTCCGCGCCGTCGACGGGGTCTCGCTGGACGTCCGGGCCGGCGAGGTGCTGGGCATCGCCGGCGTCGACGGGAACGGGCAGTCGGAGCTGGTCGAGGCGATAACCGGACTCCAGGTGCCCGACGAGGGCACCATCACGTACGACGGCGTCGACCGGACCACCGACAGCCGACGCGAGCGCATCGACGCCGGGATGGCCTACATCCCGGAGGACCGCCAGGAGCGGGGCCTGGTGATGGACTTCGACCTCGTCGAGAACGGCCTGCTGGGGAGCCAGCACGCGGCCGACTACACCTCGAACGGCCGCATCGACTGGGACTACACGCGCGACCACGCCGAGGAGATAATCGAGGAGTACGACGTGCGGCCCCCGAACGCCGACGCCGACGCGAAGTCCTTCTCGGGCGGGAACCAGCAGAAGTTCGTCGTCGGCCGGGAGTTCGCGCGTGACCCCCGGCTCGTCGTCGCCTCCCACCCCACTCGCGGCGTCGACGTGGGGTCGATGGAGTTCATCCACGACCGCATCAACGCCCTCCGGGAAGCGGGCCGGGCCGTGTTGCTCATCTCCTCGAACCTCGACGAGGTCCAGTCGCTCTCGGACCGCCTCGCGGTCATCTACGAGGGCGATATCGTCGACGTCGTCGACCCCGAGCGCGTGACCGAGGAACAGCTCGGACTGCTGATGGCGGGCCAGCAACCCGACGCCGTCCCGACCATCGCGGCCGACGGGGAGGGCCACCGATGA
- a CDS encoding DUF3006 domain-containing protein — MLDGTYTAVVDRIEEGTATLELEAEGDLYALEVEASELPPEARTPDAVLEITVADAALADVTYEAAETTDRASEAQRRFDRLSKRPPRDEE, encoded by the coding sequence ATGCTAGATGGAACCTACACCGCCGTGGTCGACCGAATCGAGGAGGGAACCGCGACGCTCGAACTGGAGGCGGAGGGCGACCTGTACGCCCTCGAAGTCGAGGCGAGCGAACTGCCGCCAGAGGCGCGGACGCCCGACGCGGTCCTGGAGATAACCGTCGCGGACGCGGCGCTCGCGGACGTGACCTACGAGGCGGCCGAAACCACCGACCGGGCGAGCGAGGCCCAGCGGCGGTTCGACCGGCTCTCGAAGCGGCCGCCGCGGGACGAGGAGTGA
- a CDS encoding rhomboid family intramembrane serine protease, with amino-acid sequence MKSLRESPTAVTLAVILAVFLVQQAVGVVTAPRSLFALSPPLLGRPWTLVTSVYAHAGLPHLLANAVGLALAGIVIERRTTPLRFHAFFASTGALAGVAQVSVASLLGPLVPGMVSYVSVLGASGAVFALFGYLLAANRLTDTVVGGFELAPRVQLALAGVVAAAITLATANPGVALVAHFTGLLLGFLAGRVHLLRPSDSPHTPGTANY; translated from the coding sequence ATGAAGTCGCTGCGTGAAAGCCCCACCGCGGTCACGCTGGCGGTCATCCTCGCCGTGTTCCTCGTCCAGCAGGCCGTCGGCGTGGTGACTGCCCCGCGGAGCCTGTTCGCCCTCTCGCCTCCGCTTCTCGGCCGCCCGTGGACGCTCGTCACCAGCGTGTACGCACACGCCGGCCTGCCTCATCTCCTCGCCAACGCCGTCGGGCTGGCGCTGGCCGGGATCGTCATCGAACGCCGGACGACGCCGCTCCGGTTCCACGCCTTCTTCGCCTCGACCGGCGCGCTCGCCGGCGTCGCGCAGGTCTCGGTGGCTAGCCTCCTCGGCCCACTCGTCCCCGGGATGGTCAGCTACGTCTCCGTGCTCGGGGCCAGCGGGGCGGTGTTTGCCCTCTTCGGGTACCTGCTCGCCGCCAACCGCCTGACCGACACCGTCGTCGGGGGGTTCGAACTCGCGCCGCGGGTCCAGTTGGCGCTGGCCGGCGTCGTCGCCGCCGCGATAACCCTCGCCACTGCGAACCCCGGCGTCGCGCTCGTCGCACACTTCACCGGCCTCCTGCTCGGGTTCCTCGCCGGCCGCGTCCACCTGTTGCGGCCGTCGGACTCGCCGCACACGCCCGGGACCGCGAACTACTGA
- a CDS encoding GIY-YIG nuclease family protein: MAGGTYTLVLERDADGPITVGALGDVAFPAGWYAYTGSALGSGGFGRIDRHRAVAAGDNDTRHWHVDYLLGDAATTVERVVTTEADVECAVARRVDGPTADGFDRVDAFGCSDCDCRSHLIHHDQREELVGAVTDAHEAARDTAAGE; the protein is encoded by the coding sequence ATGGCCGGCGGCACCTACACGCTGGTGCTCGAACGGGACGCCGACGGGCCCATTACCGTCGGCGCGCTCGGGGACGTCGCGTTCCCGGCGGGCTGGTACGCCTACACCGGAAGCGCGCTGGGCAGCGGCGGGTTCGGCCGCATCGACCGCCACCGCGCGGTCGCCGCCGGCGACAACGACACCCGGCACTGGCACGTCGACTACCTACTGGGCGACGCGGCGACGACCGTCGAGCGGGTCGTCACGACCGAGGCCGACGTCGAGTGTGCCGTCGCCCGGCGGGTCGACGGTCCGACGGCCGATGGGTTCGACCGCGTCGACGCCTTCGGCTGTTCCGACTGTGACTGTCGGTCTCACCTGATACACCACGACCAGCGGGAGGAACTGGTCGGCGCGGTGACCGACGCCCACGAGGCCGCCCGCGATACGGCCGCAGGCGAGTAG
- a CDS encoding DUF7837 family putative zinc-binding protein, translating to MWNSDIETADPPLGKCPACDVTIPAANLVIAYDTAGDWPRMLAECPDCEGAVNPV from the coding sequence ATGTGGAACAGTGACATAGAGACGGCCGACCCACCGCTCGGGAAGTGCCCGGCCTGTGACGTGACGATTCCGGCGGCGAACCTCGTCATCGCCTACGACACGGCCGGCGACTGGCCCCGGATGCTCGCCGAGTGCCCGGACTGTGAGGGTGCCGTGAACCCGGTGTGA
- the leuS gene encoding leucine--tRNA ligase — MSRRYDHARVQEYWQQVWEREGVFECPPDADDPTYVLGMFPYTSGSLHMGHIRNYAITDAYARYRRMAGDEVLHPMGWDAFGLPAENAAYERDTDPESWTRTCIDQMRDDLREMGFGYDWSREITTCDPEYYQWNQWLFTRFYDEGLVEYGAATVNWCPDCGTVLADAQVETPPEADDAGTGHSHTHGSGVCWRCGTGVEQRDLDQWFFTITDYAEDLYDGLDDLEGWPDGVRDSQRNWIGRQEGARVTFDVDHGDHPTVDAFTTRLDTAFGATYLALSPGHDLARALAADDEAVADYVESVAATDDAGMSGVETDLTATHPYTGEELPVYVAAYVLDDVGTGAVMGVPAHNEQDHAFAAEHDLPVEQAVEPVDGSGTDLPHAPYSDDGMLTNSAGYDGLASSAARERLREHDAAESAVTYRLRDWLISRQRYWGTPIPVVHCDDCGHVPVPEADLPVELPEYVKTTGNPLDAAEEWKQTSCPDCGADAVRETDTMDTFVDSSWYFLRYLSPHGEAQQASEQASGGTASHFADAPFDQATADEWLPVDVYVGGEEHAVLHLLYIRFFARALSDIGLLDREEPVERLINQGTVLHGGEKMSKSKGNDIAPHEYGAETTRLFVLSAAHPSQDFEWTVKDVSTAYDFQQTLYRLVTEYVDRAETRTESADHDAYLEREIDRTIAAVTEEYERFRFHRVVSELQRFARLLGRYAGYDRPYQFAYGRGLRVLAGLVAPIAPFLAEEMWQLLDEDGLVAESRWPEPLGDVDDYRIERQVVRRTLDDVREITEVVDIDAPNEIELVVAADWKYRAYGIARESDPDDAIVGEIMADERIKQHGDAAAEFADRLADRGAGLEPIIDGARELDVLRQAAWLFEDEFDCDVVVRRAEPDDDLAAKARPNKPAIHIS, encoded by the coding sequence ATGTCGCGCCGATACGACCACGCGCGGGTCCAGGAGTACTGGCAGCAGGTCTGGGAGCGGGAGGGCGTCTTCGAGTGCCCGCCCGACGCCGACGACCCGACCTACGTGCTGGGGATGTTCCCCTACACCTCCGGCTCGTTGCACATGGGACACATCCGGAACTACGCCATCACCGACGCGTACGCCCGGTATCGGCGGATGGCCGGCGACGAGGTGTTGCACCCGATGGGGTGGGACGCCTTCGGCCTGCCGGCGGAGAACGCGGCCTACGAACGGGACACAGACCCCGAGTCCTGGACCCGGACCTGCATCGACCAGATGCGCGACGACCTCCGGGAGATGGGCTTTGGCTACGACTGGTCCCGGGAGATAACGACCTGTGACCCGGAGTACTACCAGTGGAACCAGTGGCTGTTCACGCGCTTCTACGACGAGGGGCTGGTCGAGTACGGCGCGGCGACGGTGAACTGGTGTCCGGACTGCGGGACGGTGCTCGCAGACGCGCAGGTCGAGACGCCGCCGGAAGCCGACGACGCCGGCACCGGCCACAGCCATACCCACGGTAGCGGCGTCTGCTGGCGCTGTGGCACGGGCGTCGAGCAGCGCGACCTCGACCAGTGGTTCTTCACCATCACAGACTACGCCGAGGACCTGTACGACGGGCTGGACGACCTGGAGGGGTGGCCCGACGGCGTCCGGGACAGCCAGCGCAACTGGATCGGCCGCCAGGAGGGCGCTCGCGTCACCTTCGACGTCGACCACGGCGACCACCCGACGGTCGACGCCTTCACCACCCGTCTCGACACCGCCTTCGGCGCGACGTACCTGGCGCTCTCGCCCGGTCACGACCTCGCGCGGGCGCTCGCTGCCGACGACGAGGCCGTCGCCGACTACGTGGAGTCGGTCGCCGCCACGGACGACGCCGGGATGAGCGGCGTCGAAACGGACCTCACGGCGACCCACCCCTACACCGGCGAGGAACTCCCCGTCTACGTCGCCGCGTACGTCCTCGACGACGTTGGCACGGGCGCGGTCATGGGCGTACCGGCCCACAACGAGCAGGACCACGCCTTCGCCGCCGAACACGACCTGCCCGTCGAGCAGGCCGTCGAACCGGTCGACGGCAGCGGAACTGACCTCCCGCACGCGCCATACAGCGACGACGGGATGCTCACGAACAGCGCCGGGTACGACGGCCTCGCCAGTTCGGCCGCCCGCGAGCGCCTGCGCGAACACGACGCCGCCGAGTCCGCGGTGACCTACCGCCTGCGTGACTGGCTCATCTCGCGCCAGCGCTACTGGGGGACGCCCATCCCCGTCGTCCACTGCGACGACTGCGGCCACGTCCCGGTTCCCGAGGCGGACCTGCCCGTCGAACTGCCCGAGTACGTCAAGACGACGGGCAATCCGCTGGACGCCGCCGAGGAGTGGAAGCAGACGTCCTGTCCGGACTGCGGGGCCGACGCGGTGCGGGAGACGGACACGATGGACACGTTCGTCGACTCCTCGTGGTACTTCCTGCGCTACCTGTCGCCGCATGGCGAGGCCCAACAGGCCTCGGAACAGGCGAGCGGTGGAACCGCGAGCCACTTCGCGGACGCGCCCTTCGACCAGGCCACCGCCGACGAGTGGCTCCCGGTCGACGTGTACGTCGGCGGCGAGGAACACGCCGTCCTGCACCTGCTGTACATCCGCTTTTTCGCCCGCGCGCTCTCGGACATCGGCCTGCTGGACCGCGAGGAACCGGTCGAGCGGCTCATCAATCAGGGGACGGTGCTCCACGGCGGCGAGAAGATGTCCAAGTCGAAGGGCAACGACATCGCGCCCCACGAGTACGGGGCCGAGACGACGCGGCTGTTCGTCCTCTCGGCGGCCCACCCCTCCCAGGACTTCGAGTGGACCGTCAAGGACGTCTCGACGGCCTACGACTTCCAGCAGACGCTGTACCGGCTCGTCACGGAGTACGTCGACCGAGCCGAGACCCGGACCGAGAGCGCCGACCACGACGCGTACCTGGAGCGGGAAATCGACCGGACCATCGCGGCCGTCACCGAGGAGTACGAGCGCTTCCGGTTCCACCGCGTCGTCAGCGAGCTCCAGCGGTTCGCCCGCCTGCTGGGCCGCTATGCGGGCTACGACCGGCCCTACCAGTTCGCCTACGGCCGGGGGCTGCGGGTGCTGGCTGGCCTGGTCGCCCCCATCGCGCCGTTCCTGGCCGAGGAGATGTGGCAACTGCTCGACGAGGACGGTCTCGTCGCCGAGAGCCGGTGGCCGGAGCCGCTGGGGGACGTCGACGACTACCGCATCGAGCGCCAGGTCGTCCGCCGGACCCTCGACGACGTCCGCGAGATAACGGAGGTCGTCGACATCGACGCGCCGAACGAAATCGAACTGGTCGTCGCCGCCGACTGGAAGTACCGGGCCTACGGCATCGCCCGCGAGTCAGACCCCGACGACGCCATCGTCGGCGAAATCATGGCCGACGAGCGCATCAAACAGCACGGCGACGCCGCCGCCGAGTTCGCCGACCGCCTGGCCGACCGCGGCGCGGGACTCGAACCGATAATCGACGGCGCGCGCGAACTCGACGTGCTCCGGCAGGCCGCGTGGCTGTTCGAAGACGAGTTCGACTGCGACGTGGTCGTCCGGCGGGCCGAACCCGACGACGACCTCGCGGCCAAGGCCCGGCCGAACAAGCCCGCGATTCACATCTCCTGA